The genomic interval TAAATACTAATACCTGCTCTGCCCGGGCATGGTATTGATTTTGGCTGGGCATCAGTTGTGCCAGAAGTTCCGGGCTATCCTCAATCACTTTGGCTTTTCCCCAGATTTTAATCCGGATTCTATTGGTGTAATCGATTAGGAAAATAAAAGCTCTGGGGTTTTCGGCTAGATTGCCCTGACTGATAAACTGCCGGTTTCCTTGATAGTCAGCAAATGCAAGGGTTTTTCTGTCGATAACCTTTAAAAAGCCGGGAGGACCGCCGCGATGCTGTACATAAGGTTGACCGTAGGTATTGGTGGTCGCCAGGAAAAAGC from Gynuella sunshinyii YC6258 carries:
- a CDS encoding pyridoxamine 5'-phosphate oxidase family protein; protein product: MDYISDIAFTKSVKAIQLRKGSRDIYAQMEQYGGWQTEITPELADFVAEQRSFFLATTNTYGQPYVQHRGGPPGFLKVIDRKTLAFADYQGNRQFISQGNLAENPRAFIFLIDYTNRIRIKIWGKAKVIEDSPELLAQLMPSQNQYHARAEQVLVFTVEAWDKNCPQHIPPRIEQKDADKLLQEQKLRIEELEEQVRLLRPTGRE